Proteins from a genomic interval of Pseudomonadota bacterium:
- a CDS encoding queuosine precursor transporter, which produces MSDQPTNNAKYTPWFVCIVALFTTCLITSNITAVKLISIFGLIVPAGIIIFPLSYIFGDVLTEVYGYRRARSVIWLGFFCNLMTVIAIWLGQILPAASFWDGQPAYERILGYTPRLLVASFAAYLAGEFANSFVLAKMKVATKGRFLWARTIGSTLVGQGLDSFVFMLIAFIGVIPPNALANAIITQWLVKSAYEAILTPLTYRIVTFLKRREGIDVYDHTTRFNPFLIME; this is translated from the coding sequence ATGAGCGACCAGCCAACCAATAACGCAAAATACACCCCCTGGTTTGTATGCATCGTTGCCCTGTTCACAACATGCCTCATCACATCGAATATTACCGCCGTAAAATTAATCAGTATATTCGGGCTGATTGTTCCTGCCGGCATTATAATATTCCCTCTAAGTTATATATTTGGCGATGTGCTGACCGAAGTGTACGGCTACCGCAGGGCCCGCTCCGTCATCTGGCTCGGGTTTTTCTGCAACCTCATGACGGTCATCGCAATTTGGCTTGGGCAGATACTCCCTGCAGCATCATTCTGGGATGGACAACCAGCTTACGAGCGCATATTGGGGTATACTCCCCGCTTGCTGGTGGCTTCATTTGCAGCATATCTTGCAGGCGAATTTGCCAATTCCTTTGTCCTTGCAAAAATGAAAGTGGCAACCAAAGGAAGGTTCTTATGGGCACGCACCATAGGTTCCACTCTGGTGGGACAGGGGCTTGATTCATTCGTCTTTATGCTCATAGCCTTCATCGGGGTAATCCCTCCCAACGCCCTTGCGAATGCAATCATTACACAGTGGCTCGTAAAATCAGCCTATGAGGCAATACTCACACCCCTGACTTACCGGATCGTAACCTTCCTCAAACGTCGTGAAGGGATCGACGTATACGATCACACCACGCGGTTTAACCCTTTCCTCATTATGGAGTAA
- the queC gene encoding 7-cyano-7-deazaguanine synthase QueC produces MKKAIVLCSGGIDSTTAMAIAKQQGYSIYSLSFDYGQRHRIELESASRIAAIMGAEKHLVMDINLRRIGGSALTDSIKVPKGRVAEEIEKTIPVTYVPARNTIFLSYALAWAEVLNAPDLFIGVTAVDYSGYPDCRPQYISAFEAMANLSIKAAVEGKIKITIHTPLINMTKSEIIRKGTELGVNYSLTHSCYDPSPDGRACGLCDSCFLRKKGFREAGIPDPTPYTDC; encoded by the coding sequence ATGAAAAAGGCTATCGTTCTCTGCAGCGGGGGTATTGACTCCACCACTGCCATGGCTATTGCAAAACAGCAAGGTTATTCAATTTACAGCCTTAGCTTCGATTACGGCCAGAGACATCGTATTGAACTTGAATCGGCCAGCAGAATTGCTGCAATAATGGGGGCAGAGAAACACCTTGTCATGGACATCAATTTAAGGAGAATCGGAGGCTCAGCGCTTACAGACTCTATAAAAGTACCAAAAGGAAGGGTGGCAGAAGAAATCGAAAAAACCATCCCCGTGACCTATGTACCTGCACGCAATACAATTTTTCTCTCCTACGCGCTCGCATGGGCAGAGGTGCTGAATGCGCCGGACCTGTTCATCGGTGTCACTGCGGTCGATTATTCCGGATATCCTGATTGCCGCCCTCAATATATAAGCGCCTTTGAGGCCATGGCAAATCTTTCCATTAAAGCAGCCGTGGAAGGCAAGATAAAAATCACCATCCACACACCGCTCATCAACATGACAAAGTCAGAGATTATCCGCAAGGGTACAGAACTCGGCGTAAACTACAGCCTTACCCATAGCTGCTACGACCCTTCACCGGACGGCAGGGCCTGCGGTTTATGTGATAGCTGTTTTCTGAGAAAAAAGGGGTTCAGAGAAGCAGGTATCCCCGACCCCACCCCGTATACAGACTGCTGA
- a CDS encoding aminotransferase class I/II-fold pyridoxal phosphate-dependent enzyme: MTNHRNEKSSIRKPITTVSRAGKITPFYVMELLEKAKELERKGEHVVHMEVGEPDFATPLNVKEEAIRAIRENRTFYTHSLGIPELREAISEYYAKTDKVNVPPERIIITNGASGAFLLLSAILLDSVRTLAVSDPGYPCYKNFALVVGSKILPIPITEETFFEVTIDHLRGLKKLPHVLLISTPSNPTGNIYREETMANLYQYIASKGKILIVDELYNGLYYKERPKTALTISDDIVVINGFSKTHAMTGWRLGWMVVPPELVRSVQKVAQNVFISAPSISQYAALQAFHVEDDLEKMRRTYQERRDFMLPRLKDMGFHIPIDPEGAFYVYAGIGKWGIDSMEFVERALMESKVALTPGYDFGFYKAGSHVRFSYANSLDMLKLGCERLDAWLNTLK, encoded by the coding sequence ATGACTAACCATAGAAACGAAAAATCCAGCATCAGAAAACCCATTACCACTGTCAGCCGGGCCGGTAAAATCACCCCCTTTTATGTGATGGAACTCCTTGAAAAGGCAAAAGAACTTGAGAGGAAGGGCGAACATGTTGTCCACATGGAAGTGGGAGAGCCTGATTTTGCAACCCCTCTCAACGTAAAAGAAGAGGCAATCAGAGCAATCCGGGAAAACCGGACATTCTACACCCACAGCCTTGGAATACCCGAACTGAGGGAGGCAATATCAGAATATTATGCAAAAACAGACAAGGTGAACGTGCCCCCCGAGAGGATTATTATTACAAACGGGGCATCGGGCGCATTTTTGCTGCTGTCAGCAATCCTGCTTGACAGTGTGAGAACGCTGGCAGTTTCAGACCCCGGCTACCCCTGTTATAAAAACTTTGCACTTGTCGTTGGTTCAAAAATACTTCCCATACCCATCACCGAAGAAACCTTCTTCGAGGTTACGATTGATCACCTTCGAGGTTTAAAGAAGCTGCCCCATGTCCTTCTCATTTCGACCCCTTCAAACCCTACAGGAAACATATACAGGGAAGAAACAATGGCCAATCTCTACCAATATATTGCCTCAAAAGGTAAAATCCTCATTGTTGATGAACTGTATAACGGACTTTATTATAAAGAAAGACCGAAAACAGCGCTCACCATCTCGGATGACATAGTAGTAATCAACGGCTTCTCCAAGACTCACGCTATGACAGGGTGGAGGCTCGGGTGGATGGTGGTACCCCCTGAGCTCGTGAGGTCCGTACAGAAGGTTGCCCAGAACGTGTTTATATCAGCTCCGTCTATATCTCAGTATGCAGCCCTGCAGGCCTTCCATGTTGAAGATGACCTGGAAAAGATGAGAAGGACCTATCAGGAAAGGCGGGACTTTATGCTTCCGAGGCTCAAGGATATGGGTTTTCACATTCCAATAGACCCTGAAGGAGCCTTCTATGTCTATGCCGGTATAGGAAAATGGGGCATAGACAGCATGGAATTTGTAGAGAGGGCATTGATGGAGTCAAAGGTTGCCTTAACGCCTGGTTATGACTTCGGATTCTACAAAGCCGGTTCTCATGTCCGTTTTTCCTATGCAAACAGCCTGGATATGCTAAAACTCGGATGCGAGCGATTAGATGCTTGGCTCAACACCCTGAAATGA
- a CDS encoding ATP-binding cassette domain-containing protein, translating into MSTNASIGEPNSETGALSTDPIIVVENLTARFGDDTVLENVSFEVYRGEIFIILGGSGCGKSTLLKHMIGLYELASGRVTINGIDITSADDDEMGKLRRGMGMLFQSSALFGSMTLYENVALPLMEFTRLPSKIIDPIVKTKLGMVGLSGYENHLPSELSGGMKKRAGIARAIALDPTVLFFDEPSAGLDPVTSAELDMLIRNLNKGIGTTMVIVTHELESIFNVAHRIIMLDKSKKGIIAEGDPRELKEHSENPRVTNFFNRKATH; encoded by the coding sequence ATGTCCACGAATGCTTCTATCGGGGAACCGAACTCCGAAACCGGTGCGTTAAGCACTGACCCGATAATCGTTGTTGAGAACCTTACGGCCCGTTTTGGGGATGACACTGTCCTTGAGAACGTGAGTTTTGAAGTATACAGGGGCGAAATTTTTATCATTCTCGGCGGGAGCGGGTGCGGGAAATCGACACTCCTGAAGCACATGATCGGGTTGTATGAGCTTGCCTCGGGCAGGGTAACTATTAACGGTATTGATATTACGAGCGCAGATGATGACGAGATGGGAAAACTGAGGAGAGGTATGGGGATGCTTTTTCAATCGAGCGCACTTTTTGGCTCAATGACATTATACGAAAATGTGGCGCTTCCTCTCATGGAATTTACCCGTCTCCCTTCAAAAATCATCGATCCTATAGTAAAAACTAAGCTCGGCATGGTGGGCCTCTCAGGGTATGAAAACCACCTTCCCTCTGAATTATCCGGTGGTATGAAGAAGAGGGCAGGCATTGCGAGGGCTATAGCGCTGGATCCTACGGTGCTCTTTTTTGATGAACCCTCGGCAGGCCTTGACCCTGTAACATCTGCTGAACTTGACATGCTTATAAGAAACCTCAACAAAGGCATCGGTACTACAATGGTCATAGTGACCCATGAGCTTGAGTCAATTTTTAATGTTGCCCATAGAATAATTATGCTCGATAAGAGTAAAAAGGGTATAATAGCAGAAGGCGATCCCCGGGAATTAAAAGAGCATTCGGAGAATCCCCGGGTAACCAACTTTTTTAACAGGAAGGCAACACATTAA
- the budA gene encoding acetolactate decarboxylase codes for MIDNPALSKLEVFLPDDLLKQLTISAERTGFSAAVLTEQALRRFLSDEQRANAVFLSAPINALVEGLYVANTTMALIKEHGDFGLGTFNYLDGEMVILDGIVYQIRSDGNVYDVKDDEGSPFACVTFFNPDTFDDIEENHSSKGFYDLLNTLIPSENMLYAIRIDGTFSHVRTRAVPRSENYKPLVEATKNQPVFDFYDVQGCLAGFYTPRFMESLNAPGYHLHFLTEDRRHGGHLIECSLKKARIGVQHVPKLDVGLPVTLDYLTADLTRDIGKDLDKAEK; via the coding sequence ATGATTGACAACCCAGCCCTTTCAAAACTTGAGGTTTTTTTACCGGACGATCTGCTGAAGCAGCTCACGATTTCAGCGGAACGTACGGGGTTTTCGGCAGCTGTCCTGACCGAACAGGCACTTAGAAGATTCCTTTCCGATGAACAGAGAGCTAATGCCGTGTTTCTCTCCGCGCCCATCAATGCGCTCGTTGAGGGTCTTTATGTAGCGAACACCACCATGGCCCTTATAAAGGAACATGGCGACTTTGGCCTGGGAACGTTCAATTACCTTGATGGGGAGATGGTTATTCTTGATGGAATTGTCTACCAGATAAGGTCTGATGGTAATGTTTACGATGTGAAAGATGATGAAGGGTCGCCCTTTGCCTGTGTCACCTTCTTTAACCCCGACACCTTTGATGACATTGAGGAAAACCACAGCTCCAAGGGATTTTATGACCTCCTTAACACACTCATTCCTTCAGAAAATATGCTTTATGCAATTCGGATTGATGGTACATTCAGCCATGTCAGAACCAGGGCGGTTCCACGGTCGGAAAATTATAAGCCGCTCGTTGAGGCGACAAAGAACCAGCCCGTTTTTGATTTCTATGATGTTCAGGGCTGCCTTGCCGGATTCTATACCCCCCGCTTTATGGAATCGCTCAATGCGCCGGGTTATCACCTGCACTTCCTCACGGAAGACCGTCGGCACGGCGGCCATTTAATTGAATGTTCGTTGAAAAAGGCGCGCATAGGCGTTCAGCATGTACCGAAACTCGATGTAGGCTTGCCTGTCACACTTGACTATCTCACCGCTGATCTGACACGGGACATCGGTAAGGATTTAGATAAAGCAGAAAAATGA
- a CDS encoding NUDIX domain-containing protein, producing the protein MNKERPQCGLILENSEGKILLQLRDNKPGLPYPGCWGTFGGQIEEGETSEEAIRREIKEELNYELRNPEYFSNFPFDGYDIYMFRKRDAGITIQDLTVREGQKGEFLTLAEVIQSPCAFNCKEIVIAYFEMFHER; encoded by the coding sequence ATGAACAAAGAAAGACCACAGTGCGGGTTGATTCTGGAAAATAGTGAAGGAAAAATCCTGCTTCAATTGCGGGACAATAAGCCTGGCCTCCCTTATCCCGGTTGCTGGGGAACGTTTGGAGGGCAGATAGAAGAAGGCGAGACGTCCGAAGAGGCAATCAGGCGGGAGATTAAAGAAGAATTAAATTATGAACTGCGAAACCCTGAATATTTCAGCAATTTTCCTTTTGATGGCTATGACATCTATATGTTCAGGAAGAGAGATGCCGGTATCACAATCCAGGACCTCACTGTCAGGGAGGGCCAGAAAGGTGAATTCCTCACCCTTGCAGAGGTTATTCAATCCCCTTGTGCATTCAATTGTAAGGAAATAGTCATCGCCTATTTTGAAATGTTTCATGAGAGGTAA
- a CDS encoding ABC-type transport auxiliary lipoprotein family protein — MKRGKTVNFVKMSFIIVIVFIAAGCFGRSKAPHLVEQYSLEYTPPTVESLGRMCEPIKVERFSVYQSFNSQAMLYRAQPYKLAAYNYNRWRVNPGDMVTDYLIRDLRAANVFPVVFSYRDIEGTRFIIEGGVEEFLEMMAQDNRKAVLKTNVSFIDGSQKELTKRVVFQKRYHFEESLKEHSPDEFARGMSVNMLHFSEQLIKDIHGVAGKN, encoded by the coding sequence ATGAAAAGGGGAAAAACCGTTAACTTTGTAAAAATGAGCTTTATCATCGTGATCGTATTTATTGCTGCCGGTTGTTTTGGACGATCGAAGGCGCCTCATCTCGTTGAGCAGTACTCTCTGGAATATACCCCGCCCACTGTTGAGTCCCTTGGCCGCATGTGCGAACCGATAAAAGTTGAGCGATTCTCTGTGTACCAATCATTCAATTCCCAGGCAATGTTATACAGGGCGCAGCCATATAAACTTGCTGCTTACAATTATAACCGCTGGAGGGTAAACCCCGGCGATATGGTGACTGATTACCTGATCCGCGATTTGAGGGCGGCGAATGTTTTTCCGGTGGTTTTTTCATATCGTGACATAGAGGGTACAAGGTTTATTATTGAGGGTGGTGTCGAGGAATTTTTGGAGATGATGGCACAGGATAACCGGAAGGCAGTTCTTAAGACAAATGTGTCATTTATCGATGGAAGCCAGAAGGAACTCACCAAAAGGGTAGTATTTCAAAAGCGTTATCATTTTGAGGAATCCCTTAAAGAACATTCACCTGATGAGTTTGCCCGCGGTATGAGTGTGAATATGCTCCACTTCTCCGAACAGTTAATAAAGGATATTCATGGAGTTGCCGGAAAGAATTAA
- a CDS encoding MlaD family protein: MSRKKPLFTVGLFVVIGTLIGVGIVIWIGASKYFQKGDTFVTYFEESVQGLQVDSRVKYQGVDVGWVTKIGLAPDNRLVEVTMKMNLQGDMSNTIVARLEMAGITGLVFVGLEQMKPSYAKLTPKIHFPTNDPVIPSIPSDMQKIFSGIYSVVEKANQIDFKGISDQIKSTTKTIETFIGDSKMKGMVASLANAAANLENMSNKINTMLEKEGVVEDMLKDARDVIAGAKKVVENVNKEISALNIADTADKANRLVDHAARRTQVVATEIQITSENLRRASETLENLLNRLNADPSDIIFSEPPTGK, from the coding sequence ATGTCCAGAAAAAAGCCGTTGTTTACTGTCGGCCTGTTCGTGGTAATAGGCACCTTAATCGGAGTAGGTATCGTCATCTGGATAGGCGCCTCCAAATATTTTCAAAAAGGCGATACGTTTGTTACCTATTTCGAAGAATCTGTTCAGGGGTTACAGGTGGATTCAAGGGTAAAATATCAGGGTGTTGATGTGGGGTGGGTTACAAAGATCGGCCTGGCACCGGACAACAGGCTCGTGGAAGTAACGATGAAGATGAATTTACAGGGTGATATGTCTAACACTATTGTGGCAAGACTTGAAATGGCAGGTATAACCGGCCTTGTCTTTGTGGGACTCGAACAGATGAAACCTTCTTATGCAAAACTCACACCAAAAATACATTTTCCCACAAACGATCCCGTCATACCGTCCATTCCGTCAGATATGCAGAAAATTTTTTCAGGTATATATAGTGTAGTTGAGAAGGCAAACCAGATTGATTTTAAGGGCATATCAGATCAGATAAAATCTACGACAAAAACAATCGAAACCTTTATAGGCGATTCTAAAATGAAGGGCATGGTAGCAAGTTTAGCAAATGCGGCAGCCAACCTCGAAAACATGTCGAATAAAATAAACACAATGCTGGAAAAGGAAGGTGTGGTTGAGGATATGCTCAAGGATGCACGGGATGTTATTGCCGGTGCAAAAAAGGTTGTTGAGAATGTAAATAAGGAGATTAGCGCCTTAAATATTGCAGATACAGCGGATAAGGCAAACCGTCTCGTGGATCATGCGGCAAGGAGGACCCAGGTTGTAGCTACTGAAATTCAAATAACGAGCGAGAATTTGAGACGAGCATCGGAGACCCTTGAAAACCTGTTGAACAGACTCAACGCTGACCCGTCTGATATTATTTTCAGCGAACCGCCGACAGGGAAATGA
- the alsS gene encoding acetolactate synthase AlsS, whose protein sequence is MNSKNTSKARNGAELLVQCLEGQGVQYIFGIPGAKVDTIFDVLADHGPRLILCRHEQNAAFMAGMFGLLTGTPGVCLATSGPGVTNLTTGLSTATCDGYPLVALGGNVRRGMRHIKTHQCLDNIAVMQPVTKYAVEVYDGNSIPEVVVNAFRQSTLPPLGASFISLPQDILMGAVDAVPIKAARAGGGGTFNVNDVKKAAAIINAAKTPVVFAGVFASRREVAQALRGLLNEYPMPLVNTYQASGVLPRELFNCYAGSLGIFQNQPGDRLLKRADVVITVGFDPVEYDPETWNKGRDGTIISIDEHIPVIDRHYQPEMELLGDIATNINELARYLKPRADDPTANPLVMEVQDALLETKALGARQSGFPVHPLRLIYELRNLIGDDVTVVCDIGSIYVWMARYFVSYEPHRLLFSNGQQTLGVALPWAIATTFARPGEKVISMSGDGGFLFSAMELETAVREKCNFVHLVWRDGSYDMVKIQQQLKYGRSFGVEFGNVDIVKFAESFGATGLRINSAGEIATVLSRALNLTGPVIVDIPIDYSGNQSLCAAVNEEVGN, encoded by the coding sequence ATGAATAGTAAAAACACTTCTAAGGCAAGGAACGGGGCAGAATTACTGGTACAATGCCTTGAAGGACAGGGTGTTCAATATATTTTCGGCATTCCAGGCGCAAAGGTAGACACCATATTCGATGTGCTTGCAGACCATGGTCCGCGTTTAATATTGTGCCGTCATGAACAAAATGCGGCATTTATGGCAGGGATGTTCGGCCTTTTAACGGGCACGCCGGGGGTATGCCTTGCCACATCGGGTCCGGGTGTGACCAATCTTACCACGGGCCTCTCAACTGCCACATGTGACGGATACCCCCTCGTTGCCCTGGGAGGAAACGTCCGGCGCGGGATGCGACATATAAAAACACATCAATGCCTTGATAATATTGCGGTCATGCAGCCCGTTACCAAATATGCCGTTGAGGTCTATGACGGTAACAGCATCCCCGAGGTTGTGGTGAACGCCTTCCGTCAGAGTACCTTGCCGCCGTTAGGCGCTTCATTCATCAGCCTTCCCCAGGATATCCTTATGGGAGCTGTCGATGCCGTTCCGATCAAAGCCGCGCGGGCGGGCGGAGGAGGCACCTTCAATGTGAACGATGTGAAAAAGGCTGCCGCGATCATCAATGCTGCAAAAACGCCTGTTGTTTTTGCGGGGGTTTTTGCGAGCAGGCGTGAAGTAGCACAGGCATTAAGAGGGCTGCTGAACGAATATCCCATGCCGCTTGTTAATACCTACCAGGCATCCGGTGTACTTCCCAGGGAACTCTTTAACTGTTATGCCGGCAGTCTCGGAATATTCCAGAACCAGCCGGGCGATAGGCTCTTAAAAAGGGCTGATGTGGTAATCACCGTTGGATTTGACCCCGTTGAATACGACCCCGAAACATGGAACAAAGGCAGAGACGGGACTATTATCAGCATAGATGAACACATCCCTGTTATTGACAGGCACTATCAGCCCGAAATGGAACTGCTTGGTGATATCGCGACAAATATTAACGAACTTGCCAGGTATCTCAAACCACGCGCTGATGACCCCACGGCAAACCCCTTGGTAATGGAGGTTCAGGATGCCCTCCTTGAAACAAAGGCGCTGGGCGCAAGACAATCAGGGTTCCCCGTACACCCCCTGCGGCTCATCTACGAACTGAGAAATCTCATAGGTGACGATGTCACTGTGGTCTGCGATATCGGCTCAATATATGTATGGATGGCCAGATATTTTGTCAGCTATGAACCACACCGGTTGCTATTCAGCAACGGACAGCAAACATTAGGGGTAGCTCTCCCCTGGGCAATTGCAACTACCTTTGCGCGTCCGGGAGAAAAGGTAATCTCCATGTCAGGGGACGGAGGGTTCCTGTTCTCGGCAATGGAGCTGGAAACAGCGGTACGCGAAAAGTGTAATTTTGTCCATCTCGTATGGCGGGACGGGAGCTATGATATGGTAAAAATACAGCAGCAGCTCAAGTATGGCCGCTCCTTTGGTGTAGAGTTTGGAAACGTGGACATTGTGAAATTTGCTGAATCCTTCGGTGCAACGGGGTTGCGGATCAACAGTGCCGGCGAGATTGCCACTGTCCTTTCAAGGGCCCTTAATCTGACCGGGCCCGTGATTGTTGATATTCCCATTGACTATAGCGGCAATCAGAGTCTTTGTGCAGCCGTGAATGAGGAAGTGGGGAATTAG
- a CDS encoding flagellar biosynthesis anti-sigma factor FlgM: MVDSIKEAIQNGTYNVKGELVARGILKNSLLDEIL, encoded by the coding sequence ATGGTGGATAGCATCAAGGAAGCGATACAAAACGGCACCTATAACGTAAAAGGCGAACTGGTAGCAAGGGGTATCCTCAAGAACAGCCTCCTGGATGAGATACTCTAA
- a CDS encoding response regulator, translating to MKESILDGKKILAVDDEPDVLTVLEEEIIEACPKCTFDKATTYESAVKKLESSNYDVVILDIMGVRGFDLLELAVKKGMKVAMLTAHALSAEALKRSHEMGARAYLPKEKLGEIVPFLEDVLNYEFESGWKLLFEKLHGFFTEKFESDWEKKTGLNWKEWGKPSAI from the coding sequence ATGAAGGAGTCTATTTTAGACGGAAAAAAGATTTTAGCAGTGGATGATGAACCTGATGTTTTGACAGTCTTAGAAGAAGAGATAATTGAGGCCTGTCCAAAGTGTACCTTTGACAAGGCTACCACATATGAGAGTGCAGTAAAGAAGCTGGAATCCAGTAACTACGATGTGGTAATACTCGATATTATGGGGGTACGTGGTTTTGACCTCCTGGAACTTGCTGTGAAGAAGGGCATGAAGGTTGCCATGCTTACTGCCCATGCATTAAGCGCTGAAGCCCTGAAACGCTCACATGAAATGGGTGCACGGGCATACCTCCCCAAGGAAAAGCTTGGCGAAATCGTCCCGTTCCTTGAAGATGTGCTCAATTACGAGTTCGAGTCCGGCTGGAAACTGCTTTTTGAAAAATTGCACGGGTTCTTCACCGAAAAATTCGAGTCAGATTGGGAAAAGAAAACAGGTTTGAACTGGAAAGAATGGGGAAAACCTTCAGCGATATAA
- a CDS encoding HAMP domain-containing sensor histidine kinase, which yields MNERDSLIDLLIHDLTGPLSIASTSINNLLNKEDRYGPLNDRQRKALNMILRNANKAQSFLHEMIEVYRSEEGLFRKEQCSIPYILRDSLSEAMEIIDPGMVEKLSSVDLYEDFFELLKDNGVFIHIEGKYSASPFIHDQKKLQQIIRNLITNALKYRRQRVNISISGDEDLVVMVEDDGSGIPPEKQDYIFKRFLCAKDKPKGDERGLGFGLSCVKTLIDTINGKITLTSGEGKGTCFTVRIPPLQI from the coding sequence ATGAACGAGAGAGATTCTTTGATTGACCTGTTGATACATGATCTTACAGGGCCTTTATCGATAGCATCTACAAGCATTAACAACCTTCTAAATAAAGAAGACAGATACGGTCCATTAAATGACCGTCAGCGGAAGGCCCTCAATATGATTTTACGGAATGCGAATAAGGCACAGTCCTTTCTCCATGAGATGATAGAGGTTTACCGCTCTGAAGAGGGGTTGTTCAGGAAGGAACAGTGTTCGATTCCATATATCCTCAGGGATTCGCTTTCTGAGGCCATGGAGATCATTGACCCGGGTATGGTAGAAAAATTATCTTCAGTAGACCTTTATGAGGATTTTTTTGAACTTCTTAAGGATAACGGGGTTTTTATACATATTGAAGGAAAATACAGTGCATCCCCATTTATCCATGACCAGAAAAAGCTTCAGCAGATCATCCGGAATCTCATTACAAATGCGTTGAAATATCGCAGGCAGCGTGTCAATATATCCATCAGCGGTGATGAAGATCTTGTTGTAATGGTTGAAGATGATGGGTCCGGTATACCACCGGAGAAACAGGATTATATTTTTAAGCGGTTCCTCTGTGCGAAAGACAAACCAAAAGGCGATGAAAGGGGGCTTGGTTTCGGTCTTTCCTGTGTGAAAACCCTCATTGATACGATTAATGGCAAGATTACCCTGACAAGCGGGGAAGGAAAGGGGACATGTTTTACAGTCCGGATTCCGCCCCTTCAAATTTAA